CTCCTCTACGGCAGCTGCGTCTATGAAGAGGAATCCATCAGGGCCCTGGAAATCCCTGCACCAAGAATCCCCGTCCGTCGCTACAAACTCTTTGGCGTTGCATGCACCGACCACTGCTGCACCGGTGGACGCCGACGCCGACGATTCTTCCGGAGATCGTACGACATTGACGGAAGAGATGAGCGTGCTGTCTAGCGGCACCGAGAAGGCGTGCCGCATGGCGATGGCCTTCACCTCGTGGGCGGCCAGCGCCCGGCGCTTCTCCTCGGGGATGTGGCGGAAGCCTTGATCCACCGGGAAGTTGAAGCGCGCCCGGTCGCCGTGGAGGCAATAGACGGCGGCGTCGTAGGCGCGAGCCGCCTTCTCGGGGGAGGAGTAGGATCCCAGCCAGATCCTGGTGCGGCTCTTCGGGACCCGAATCTCCGACACCCATCGCCCCCATTTCCTCATGCGGACCCCTCGGAAGAGAGGGCGACGGCGGTTGATGCCCCTGGCGCCGCCGCCGCTTACGGCATCCCTCTTAGGGGACTGCCTGCACCGATCTCTCTTGACTCGtaacttctttctcttctccatttcttctctttctgcatgtatttgagagagagagagagagtttgaaGAACAAGGAGGGGAGTGGCCGGGACCGGTAGTAGTACTTATGGTGTGTTGCAGGCTTGGCTTGTTCCCCA
The sequence above is a segment of the Elaeis guineensis isolate ETL-2024a chromosome 7, EG11, whole genome shotgun sequence genome. Coding sequences within it:
- the LOC140859413 gene encoding ethylene-responsive transcription factor ERF015-like; translated protein: MEKRKKLRVKRDRCRQSPKRDAVSGGGARGINRRRPLFRGVRMRKWGRWVSEIRVPKSRTRIWLGSYSSPEKAARAYDAAVYCLHGDRARFNFPVDQGFRHIPEEKRRALAAHEVKAIAMRHAFSVPLDSTLISSVNVVRSPEESSASASTGAAVVGACNAKEFVATDGDSWCRDFQGPDGFLFIDAAAVEEVMEILDLP